The following coding sequences lie in one Musa acuminata AAA Group cultivar baxijiao chromosome BXJ3-1, Cavendish_Baxijiao_AAA, whole genome shotgun sequence genomic window:
- the LOC103988422 gene encoding uncharacterized protein LOC103988422 — MALLPRTARQALLSSQRAAVIPAVAPLSTAAGASPSPAPYARAPPPSASSPTGLSKTAEYVISKVDDLMNWARRGSIWPMTFGLACCAVEMMHAGAARYDFDRFGVIFRPSPRQSDCMIVAGTLTNKMAPALRKVYDQMPEPRWVISMGSCANGGGYYHYSYSVVRGCDRIVPVDIYVPGCPPTAEALLYGVLQLQKKINRRKDFLVWWTK, encoded by the exons ATGGCTCTGCTGCCTCGGACCGCGCGCCAGGCGCTCCTGTCCTCCCAGCGTGCGGCCGTGATCCCCGCGGTGGCTCCACTCTCCACCGCCGCTGGCGCCTCCCCCTCCCCTGCCCCCTATGCCCGGGCCCCGCCCCCCTCGGCGTCGTCCCCGACGGGTCTCTCCAAGACCGCGGAGTACGTGATCTCCAAGGTGGACGATCTGATGAACTGGGCTCGCCGCGGGTCCATCTGGCCGATGACCTTCGGTCTCGCGTGCTGCGCCGTCGAGATGATGCACGCCGGCGCCGCGCGCTACGACTTCGATCGATTCGGCGTCATTTTCCGGCCAAGCCCACGCCAGTCCGACTGTATGATCGTCGCCGGAACCCTTACTAATAAAATGGCCCCTGCCCTGCGCAA AGTCTACGATCAGATGCCTGAGCCACGCTGGGTTATTTCCATGGGCAGCTGTGCAAATGGTGGAGGGTACTATCACTACTCATACTCTGTTGTGCGCGGCTGTGATCGTATCGTCCCTGTTGACATCTACGTGCCTGGATGTCCTCCAACCGCTGAGGCTCTACTTTACGGCGTCCTCCAACTTCAAAAGAAAATCAACAGGCGCAAGGACTTCCTTGTTTGGTGGACCAAGTAA
- the LOC135628313 gene encoding probable LRR receptor-like serine/threonine-protein kinase At1g51860, whose product MATWFFAFLGVSVVAFHVHGQKLPSTEGYVSIDCGSNYNYPDPTTQIPYVLDDQYIDRGVSYNISSSYLTSSLAKQLTNVRSFPDGARNCYTIPVLQNQKYLIRTTFMYGNYDHLNSVMLLFDLHLDVNYWQTVNITDASASYIHEAITVAMTDFMSICLVNTGHGTPFISALEIRPLKNTIYPTANASRTLILYFRVDAGSLTNNIVRYPDDPYDRIWIPWSGSQSWTTIYSNLTVRNYGDFEAPSTVMQTALTPVNSNQMQFSFSYFSWEANINEFLSVLYFSEVLSLTSNSSRQFNIYLNNQLWYGPYSPAANLTGYIYDPVPWYPYDQYNYTINATSNSTLPPLLNAIEVYFPMQKKDTTTNSSDVDAIMVIKKQYKLRRNWTGDPCAPRQYSWDGLSCSYNNPDPPRITSIMLSSSALRGAISTAFASLMAIEILDLSNNNLTGTIPDDLGNLASLRVLNLKGNNLIGPVPDSINQRENKGQLTFIFDHKINPQPKPAPKISTPVIVVISAVSAVLLLVLVALCVWGLKRNRQGFASSKSTRRHGEEHSGELQNHENPPAPPEGHLFTYPQLVKVTNNFTTAIGKGGFGNVYHGCLENGMQVAIKLRSQLSPQGVREFLAEVQNLIRVHHRNLVSLIGYCNDGNYLALVYEYMPRGSLQEYLKGKVGLPRLAWTDRLRIAYQTAQGLDYLHRGCSPSIVHRDVKSSNILLGQKLEAKIADFGLSKTFLGEYDTHVSTRRVVGTPGYVDPLYHSTLQINTKIDVYSFGVVLLELITGRPPIVPGSEDAHITQWVSRRLQRGNIDDFIDGRLQGDYDANSVWKVIDIAIRCTTQSGSQRPTMAEVVIQLKESLELETAHDKCESLYNQGLDTSQTSAFGIERVISGNFGPSAR is encoded by the exons ATGGCAACTTGGTTCTTTGCTTTTCTGGGTGTCTCAGTTGTCGCATTTCATGTTCACGGCCAGAAGCTTCCAAGTACCGAAG GTTATGTAAGCATCGATTGTGGCAGTAACTATAACTATCCAGATCCAACCACCCAAATACCATATGTCTTGGATGACCAATACATAGATAGGGGGGTAAGCTACAACATCTCCTCCAGCTACTTGACCTCCTCACTGGCAAAGCAACTCACAAACGTTAGAAGCTTCCCTGATGGAGCCCGGAATTGCTACACCATACCTGTGTTGCAGAATCAGAAGTATCTCATAAGAACAACCTTCATGTATGGAAACTATGATCACCTGAACAGCGTCATGCTGCTATTTGATCTGCACTTGGATGTCAACTACTGGCAAACGGTGAACATAACAGATGCTTCTGCTTCTTACATACATGAAGCAATCACAGTTGCTATGACAGATTTCATGTCCATCTGCTTGGTAAACACAGGCCACGGAACCCCCTTCATATCTGCTCTTGAGATAAGGCCATTGAAGAATACGATTTACCCCACAGCAAATGCCTCAAGAACTCTCATACTCTATTTTCGTGTTGATGCTGGATCACTGACAAACAACATAGTGAG ATACCCTGATGACCCTTATGATCGTATCTGGATACCATGGAGTGGCAGCCAGTCATGGACAACGATATACAGCAACTTGACAGTGAGAAACTACGGGGATTTTGAGGCACCATCCACAGTGATGCAAACTGCCCTTACCCCAGTGAACTCTAATCAGATGCAATTCAGCTTTTCCTACTTTAGCTGGGAAGCCAATATTAACGAGTTCCTCTCTGTCCTATACTTCTCAGAGGTGCTGTCCCTCACTAGCAACAGCTCAAGACAGTTCAACATCTATCTAAATAATCAATTGTGGTATGGACCATACAGTCCGGCAGCAAACTTGACAGGTTATATTTATGATCCTGTTCCTTGGTATCCATATGACCAGTACAACTACACAATAAACGCCACCAGTAATTCCACCCTTCCACCACTTCTCAATGCAATAGAGGTCTATTTTCCAATGCAGAAAAAGGATACCACAACCAACTCCAGTGATG TTGATGCCATTATGGTAATAAAAAAGCAATATAAACTGAGAAGAAATTGGACGGGTGATCCATGTGCTCCAAGACAATATTCATGGGATGGCTTGAGTTGCAGCTATAATAATCCTGACCCTCCAAGAATCACATCTAT AATGCTATCTTCAAGTGCGTTGAGAGGTGCAATATCCACTGCATTTGCTTCACTCATGGCAATTGAGATCCT GGATCTGTCTAACAACAACCTAACAGGAACAATACCTGATGATTTGGGAAATTTAGCATCATTGCGAGTCCT AAATCTGAAAGGAAACAATCTCATCGGGCCTGTTCCTGATTCTATAAATCAAAGGGAAAACAAGGGGCAGCTGACATTTAT TTTTGACCACAAAATAAACCCACAACCGAAACCTGCCCCCAAGATCTCCACACCTGTAATTGTGGTTATTTCAGCAGTTTCTGCTGTACTACTCTTGGTATTGGTGGCTTTATGTGTATGGGGATTGAAAAGAAATCGACAAG GTTTTGCCTCAAGTAAGTCTACAAGACGGCATGGTGAAGAACACTCAGGAGAACTTCAGAATCATGAAAACCCTCCAGCACCACCTGAGGGTCATCTGTTCACATACCCACAATTAGTAAAAGTAACTAATAACTTCACAACGGCCATTGGCAAAGGAGGATTTGGAAATGTCTACCATGGATGCCTAGAAAACGGTATGCAGGTTGCAATTAAGCTACGCTCGCAGTTATCACCACAAGGGGTCAGGGAATTTCTGgctgag GTTCAGAACTTGATTAGAGTTCATCATAGGAATCTGGTTTCTTTAATTGGCTACTGCAATGATGGAAATTACCTTGCTCTTGTGTATGAATACATGCCAAGGGGAAGTCTTCAAGAGTACTTGAAAG GTAAAGTTGGTCTTCCAAGATTGGCATGGACCGATAGGCTTCGTATTGCATATCAAaccgcacaag GATTGGACTATCTGCATAGGGGATGCAGTCCTTCAATAGTACACAGAGATGTGAAGAGCAGTAACATTCTCTTGGGTCAAAAGCTAGAGGCTAAAATAGCGGACTTTGGATTGTCCAAGACTTTTCTTGGGGAATATGACACACATGTTTCCACACGAAGGGTGGTCGGCACTCCTGGATATGTTGATCCACT GTACCATAGTACCTTACAGATCAACACAAAGATTGATGTATATAGTTTCGGGGTTGTTCTCTTGGAACTGATCACTGGCCGACCTCCAATAGTCCCAGGTTCAGAGGATGCTCACATAACTCAATGGGTGTCCCGAAGGCTTCAAAGGGGCAACATTGATGATTTTATTGATGGCAGGCTGCAAGGAGATTATGATGCCAATTCTGTCTGGAAGGTCATTGATATAGCAATAAGGTGCACAACACAATCTGGAAGCCAGAGACCAACAATGGCTGAAGTAGTTATCCAGCTAAAGGAAAGCTTAGAACTAGAGACTGCTCATGACAAGTGTGAGAGCCTATACAATCAAGGTCTCGATACAAGCCAGACAAGTGCATTTGGTATAGAAAGAGTCATATCAGGAAATTTTGGTCCATCTGCAAGATAA
- the LOC135628929 gene encoding probable RNA methyltransferase At5g51130 isoform X1 — MAAAAEGRKQQEARGVRKRKDPPSHGQTIAADEEEQRQPQRQQEEGRKRRRKPKTCFVYGNYKSYYSYRIDRNVKEDPRLALFKREWFEGKDCLDIGCNEGLITISIAKKFFCQSILGIDIDAGLVETAYWNLRKSARMKRGNCTSMEASRIQDSECVNPLNTNADPASNGKPSSSQTSLPVDELLKRVSFRHENFVGSLRECSEKYDTVLCLSVAKWVHLNWGDDGLINMFVKIWRLLRPGGILLLEAQPWSSYKRNQNVSATARAQFKSICLRPHNFRELLLDKVGFRSAEVITDSLSGTVVGFDRPVVMFCK, encoded by the exons ATGGCGGCAGCGGCAGAGGGACGAAAACAACAAGAGGCACGCGGCGTACGCAAGCGCAAGGATCCGCCTAGCCATGGCCAGACGATAGCAGCAGATGAAGAAGAGCAACGACAGCCGCAACGACAACAAGAAGAAGGGCGGaagcggaggaggaagccgaagacGTGCTTCGTCTACGGCAACTACAAGAGTTACTACAGCTATCGA ATTGATCGCAATGTGAAGGAAGATCCTAGACTTGCTCTGTTTAAGAGAGAATGGTTTGAAGGCAAGGATTGCCTTGACATTGGCTGCAATGAGGGTCTAATAACTATTAGCATAG CAAAGAAGTTCTTTTGCCAAAGCATTCTTGGCATAGATATTGATGCAG GTTTAGTTGAAACTGCTTATTGGAACTTGCGTAAGTCAGCTAGAATGAAACGTGGCAATTGTACATCCATGGAGGCTTCTAGAATACAGGATTCAGAATGTGTGAACCCTTTGAACACCAATGCTGATCCAGCTTCAAATGGGAAACCATCTAGTTCCCAAACCTCCCTTCCTGTAGATGAACTTTTAAAGAGAGTTTCTTTCCGGCATGaaaattttgttgggagtttgcgtGAATGCTCAGAGAAGTATGACACAGTTCTTTG TTTGAGTGTTGCAAAATGGGTCCATCTGAATTGGGGTGATGATGGATTGATCAATATGTTTGTCAAGATATGGAGACTTCTTCGTCCG GGTGGGATCCTACTATTGGAAGCTCAGCCATGGTCTTCATAcaaaagaaatcaaaatgtatCTGCG ACTGCAAGGGCCCAATTCAAATCTATATGTTTAAGGCCACATAATTTCCGGGAATTACTTCTAGACAAG GTTGGATTCAGATCGGCAGAGGTTATTACCGACAGTTTATCTGGTACAGTTGTTGGGTTTGACCGACCAGTTGTGATGTTTTGCAAGTGA
- the LOC135628929 gene encoding probable RNA methyltransferase At5g51130 isoform X2 produces the protein MAAAAEGRKQQEARGVRKRKDPPSHGQTIAADEEEQRQPQRQQEEGRKRRRKPKTCFVYGNYKSYYSYRIDRNVKEDPRLALFKREWFEGKDCLDIGCNEGLITISIAKKFFCQSILGIDIDAGLVETAYWNLRKSARMKRGNCTSMEASRIQDSECVNPLNTNADPASNGKPSSSQTSLPVDELLKRVSFRHENFVGSLRECSEKYDTVLCLSVAKWVHLNWGDDGLINMFVKIWRLLRPKLSSSFRVGSYYWKLSHGLHTKEIKMYLRLQGPNSNLYV, from the exons ATGGCGGCAGCGGCAGAGGGACGAAAACAACAAGAGGCACGCGGCGTACGCAAGCGCAAGGATCCGCCTAGCCATGGCCAGACGATAGCAGCAGATGAAGAAGAGCAACGACAGCCGCAACGACAACAAGAAGAAGGGCGGaagcggaggaggaagccgaagacGTGCTTCGTCTACGGCAACTACAAGAGTTACTACAGCTATCGA ATTGATCGCAATGTGAAGGAAGATCCTAGACTTGCTCTGTTTAAGAGAGAATGGTTTGAAGGCAAGGATTGCCTTGACATTGGCTGCAATGAGGGTCTAATAACTATTAGCATAG CAAAGAAGTTCTTTTGCCAAAGCATTCTTGGCATAGATATTGATGCAG GTTTAGTTGAAACTGCTTATTGGAACTTGCGTAAGTCAGCTAGAATGAAACGTGGCAATTGTACATCCATGGAGGCTTCTAGAATACAGGATTCAGAATGTGTGAACCCTTTGAACACCAATGCTGATCCAGCTTCAAATGGGAAACCATCTAGTTCCCAAACCTCCCTTCCTGTAGATGAACTTTTAAAGAGAGTTTCTTTCCGGCATGaaaattttgttgggagtttgcgtGAATGCTCAGAGAAGTATGACACAGTTCTTTG TTTGAGTGTTGCAAAATGGGTCCATCTGAATTGGGGTGATGATGGATTGATCAATATGTTTGTCAAGATATGGAGACTTCTTCGTCCG AAACTGTCATCGTCTTTTAGGGTGGGATCCTACTATTGGAAGCTCAGCCATGGTCTTCATAcaaaagaaatcaaaatgtatCTGCG ACTGCAAGGGCCCAATTCAAATCTATATGTTTAA
- the LOC135628697 gene encoding nucleoside diphosphate kinase 3-like encodes MSYQVLRSASRTARAFLSSSRTSAAPCQWRTAAAATANVFRGSARSLSSICERADYKSTSRGWVYGALSIPAAVYMLQDHQLHAAELERTFIAIKPDGVQRGLIAEIISRFERKGFKLVAIKIVVPSKEFAEKHYYDLKERPFFNGLCDFLSSGPVIAMVWEGEGVIKYGRKLIGATDPQKSEPGTIRGDLAVVVGRNIIHGSDGPETAKDEIALWFTSSELVSYTSNAEKWIYGVN; translated from the exons ATGAGCTATCAGGTTCTCCGATCCGCTTCGAGGACGGCAAGGGCTTTCCTCTCGTCTTCGCGGACCTCCGCTGCTCCCTGCC AGTGGcgcacagcagcagcagccaccGCAAATGTGTTCAGAGGTTCAGCACGTTCTCTATCTTCAATTTGTGAAAGGGCTGATTACAAGAGCACATCCAGAGGATGGGTTTATGGTGCCCTTTCCATTCCTGCTGCAG TATACATGCTACAAGATCATCAGTTACATGCAGCAGAG CTGGAGAGAACATTCATTGCAATAAAGCCTGATGGAGTGCAAAGAGGGCTG ATTGCAGAGATTATATCCCGTTTTGAGCGCAAAGGATTTAAGCTTGTGGCAATCAAGATTGTGGTTCCTTCCAAGGAATTTGCAGAGAAACACTACTATGATCTTAAAGAAAGACCTTTCTTTAATGGCCTTTGTGACTTTCTTAGCTCAGGTCCCGTGATTGCTATG GTTTGGGAAGGGGAGGGAGTCATAAAATATGGTCGAAAACTAATTGGTGCTACTGATCCACAAAAATCTGAACCTGGCACAATCAGAGGTGATCTTGCTGTTGTTGTTGGAAG AAATATCATCCATGGGAGTGACGGGCCTGAAACAGCCAAGGATGAGATTGCTCTGTGGTTCACTTCAAGCGAGTTGGTTTCCTACACTAGCAATGCTGAGAAATGGATCTACGGAGTCAATTAA